One part of the Bradyrhizobium sp. CB1650 genome encodes these proteins:
- a CDS encoding efflux RND transporter permease subunit — MTEGGISAPFIRYPIGTSLLMAGILFVGLVAYPLLPVAPLPQVDFPTIQITANLPGGSPETMASSVAQPLERQFAQIPGIAQMTSTSYLGTASITIQFDLNRSIDGAANDVQGAINAASGQLPKNLPSPPTYRKVNPADAPILLLSATSDTLPLTSVSDAVDAQLAQQISQLSGVAQVFIGGQQKPSVRVQIDPAKLVAKGLSLEDVRSQIAIATVDSPKGNIDGARRAYTIYANDQLTQSKDWNDVIIAYRNGGPLRIRDIGQAVTGPEDAKQAAWANGKRGVFLVVFKQPGANVIETVDRIKATLPRLVAAIPPAIKIEVISDRTTTIRAAVEDVQFTLLLTILLVVMVIFIFLRSFWATVIPTITVPLALLGACALMWVFGYSLDNLSLMALTIAVGFVVDDAIVMLENITRYIEDGESPLVAAYKGSKEIGFTIVSISVSLVAVLIPLLLMGGIIGRLFREFAVVLAMTIFVSMFVSLTLTPMMASRFLRAHGEVTHGKFYQWSERAFDAMLRGYEYILDHALSWRRTTLAIFFATLGLSVYLFVLIPKGFFPQQDVGLITATSEASQDISFAEMQRRQVELGKVVMADPDVASIAMNIGGSGRAGNNGNMFITLKPRNQREASAQQIIGRLRPQLEKVSGARLYMQAAQDVRLGGRPTRTQFEFTLQDADLSELNEWAPKILAKMQTLPELRDVATDQQTQGTTVQLKINRDTASRYGIQPQLIDDTLYDAFGQRQVAQYFTQLNSYHVILEILPEMQGNLDSLNKLYLKSPLTGDQVPLSTFATWTTDPVRPLSISHQGQFPAITISFNLAQGVALGQATEAVQRAMADLGAPATLNSSFQGTAQAFQQSLGTVPLLILAALVVVYLILGILYESYIHPITILSTLPSAGVGALAILMAAGFDFSLIALIGIILLIGIVKKNGIMMVDFAIAAERDEHKTPEESIRQAAILRFRPIMMTTMAALLGGVPLMLGHGTGAEIRQPLGYAMVGGLIVSQALTLFTTPVVYLYLDKFSNLFSSWGRSGDGDGHEAAERGTVKEAAE, encoded by the coding sequence ATGACCGAGGGCGGGATTTCGGCACCTTTCATCCGTTATCCCATTGGCACCTCGCTGCTGATGGCCGGCATTCTCTTTGTCGGTCTCGTGGCCTATCCCCTGCTGCCTGTCGCGCCGCTGCCGCAGGTGGACTTCCCGACCATCCAGATCACCGCGAATCTGCCGGGCGGCAGCCCTGAGACAATGGCCTCGTCAGTGGCGCAGCCGCTGGAACGGCAATTCGCCCAGATTCCCGGCATCGCCCAGATGACCTCGACGAGCTATCTGGGCACGGCCTCGATCACCATCCAGTTCGACCTCAACCGCAGCATCGACGGCGCCGCGAACGACGTGCAAGGCGCGATCAACGCGGCGAGCGGCCAGTTGCCGAAGAACCTGCCCTCGCCGCCGACCTACCGCAAGGTGAACCCGGCGGACGCGCCGATCCTGCTGTTGTCGGCGACATCGGACACGCTGCCGCTGACCAGCGTCAGCGACGCGGTCGATGCCCAGCTCGCCCAGCAGATCAGCCAGCTCTCCGGCGTGGCGCAGGTCTTCATCGGCGGCCAGCAGAAACCCTCGGTGCGTGTCCAGATCGATCCCGCGAAACTGGTGGCCAAGGGCCTGTCGCTCGAAGACGTGCGCAGCCAGATCGCGATCGCCACGGTCGATAGCCCCAAGGGCAACATCGACGGCGCGAGGCGCGCCTACACGATCTACGCCAACGACCAGCTCACCCAGTCCAAGGACTGGAACGACGTCATCATCGCCTATCGCAACGGCGGCCCGTTGCGGATTCGCGACATCGGCCAGGCAGTCACCGGCCCGGAGGACGCCAAGCAGGCGGCCTGGGCCAACGGCAAGCGCGGCGTGTTCCTTGTGGTGTTCAAGCAGCCCGGCGCCAACGTCATCGAGACCGTCGACCGGATCAAGGCGACCCTGCCCCGGCTGGTCGCGGCGATCCCGCCGGCAATCAAGATCGAGGTCATCAGCGACCGCACCACAACCATCCGCGCCGCGGTCGAGGACGTCCAGTTCACGCTGCTTCTGACCATTCTCCTCGTGGTCATGGTCATCTTCATCTTCCTGCGCAGCTTCTGGGCGACCGTGATTCCCACCATCACGGTTCCGCTGGCGCTGCTGGGCGCATGCGCCCTGATGTGGGTCTTCGGCTACTCGCTGGACAATCTGTCGCTGATGGCGCTGACAATCGCGGTCGGTTTCGTCGTCGACGACGCCATCGTGATGCTCGAGAACATCACGCGCTATATCGAGGACGGCGAATCTCCGCTGGTCGCCGCCTACAAGGGCTCCAAGGAAATCGGCTTCACCATCGTGTCGATCAGCGTCTCGCTGGTCGCCGTGCTGATCCCGCTGCTCTTGATGGGCGGCATCATCGGACGCCTGTTCCGTGAATTCGCCGTCGTGCTGGCAATGACGATCTTCGTGTCGATGTTCGTCTCGCTGACGCTGACGCCGATGATGGCCTCGCGCTTCCTGCGCGCGCACGGCGAAGTGACCCATGGCAAGTTCTACCAGTGGAGCGAGCGCGCCTTCGATGCGATGCTCCGCGGCTACGAATATATCCTCGATCACGCCCTGAGCTGGCGGCGCACCACGCTCGCGATCTTCTTCGCGACGCTGGGCCTGTCGGTCTATCTGTTCGTCCTGATCCCGAAGGGCTTCTTCCCGCAGCAGGACGTCGGCCTGATCACCGCGACCTCGGAAGCCTCCCAGGACATCTCGTTCGCCGAGATGCAGCGGCGGCAGGTCGAGCTCGGCAAGGTCGTGATGGCCGATCCAGACGTCGCCTCCATCGCGATGAACATCGGCGGCAGCGGCCGCGCCGGCAACAACGGCAACATGTTCATCACGCTGAAGCCGCGTAACCAGCGCGAGGCATCCGCGCAGCAGATCATCGGGCGGCTGCGCCCGCAGCTCGAAAAAGTGTCGGGCGCCCGCCTCTACATGCAGGCCGCCCAGGACGTCCGACTCGGCGGCCGTCCGACGCGCACGCAGTTCGAGTTCACGCTGCAGGATGCCGATCTCAGCGAGCTCAACGAATGGGCGCCGAAGATCCTCGCCAAGATGCAGACGCTGCCGGAGCTGCGCGACGTCGCGACCGACCAGCAGACCCAGGGCACAACCGTCCAGCTCAAGATCAACCGCGACACCGCATCGCGCTACGGCATCCAGCCGCAGCTCATCGACGACACGCTCTACGACGCCTTCGGCCAGCGCCAGGTCGCGCAGTACTTCACGCAGCTCAACAGCTATCACGTCATCCTGGAAATCCTGCCGGAGATGCAGGGCAATCTGGACTCGCTGAACAAGCTCTACCTGAAATCGCCCCTGACCGGCGACCAGGTGCCGCTGTCGACGTTCGCGACGTGGACCACCGATCCGGTCCGGCCGCTCTCGATCAGCCACCAGGGCCAATTCCCGGCGATCACGATCAGCTTCAACCTCGCCCAGGGTGTCGCGCTCGGCCAGGCCACGGAGGCCGTGCAGAGGGCGATGGCCGATCTCGGCGCGCCGGCGACGCTCAATTCGAGCTTCCAAGGTACGGCGCAAGCGTTCCAGCAGTCGCTCGGCACCGTGCCGCTGCTGATTCTCGCGGCGCTCGTCGTGGTCTATCTGATCCTCGGCATCCTCTACGAGAGCTACATCCATCCGATCACGATTCTGTCGACCTTGCCGTCGGCCGGCGTCGGCGCGCTCGCGATCCTGATGGCGGCCGGCTTCGACTTCAGCCTGATCGCGCTGATCGGCATCATCCTCTTGATCGGCATCGTGAAGAAGAACGGCATCATGATGGTCGACTTCGCCATCGCGGCCGAACGCGACGAGCACAAGACGCCGGAGGAATCGATCCGTCAGGCTGCGATTCTGCGCTTCCGCCCGATCATGATGACGACGATGGCGGCGCTGCTCGGCGGCGTGCCGCTGATGCTCGGCCACGGCACCGGCGCCGAGATCCGCCAGCCGCTCGGCTACGCCATGGTCGGCGGCCTGATCGTCAGCCAGGCGCTGACCTTGTTCACCACACCGGTCGTCTATCTCTACCTCGACAAGTTCTCGAACCTGTTCTCGAGCTGGGGCCGTTCGGGTGACGGTGATGGGCACGAGGCGGCTGAGCGCGGCACCGTCAAGGAAGCTGCCGAGTAG
- a CDS encoding invasion associated locus B family protein has translation MPMRSRLIALTAAALLSTGAASAQQAAKKNAAPPPAATPAPAPQQQGDVAQGNTQAGWIARCTSPSRDAPLECAIEQNAVLTKTGQTVVLINIRVAPDTRTPVALLQLPLGLNLPVGAKLQVDEGRTVDLQIQTCENRGCYASTPVAPDLLVTLKSGKQLKVSFQNMAKETITIPMPLNDFAAAYDKIK, from the coding sequence ATGCCCATGCGATCCAGATTGATTGCCCTCACCGCCGCTGCCCTGTTGTCGACGGGCGCAGCCTCCGCTCAGCAAGCCGCGAAGAAGAACGCGGCACCGCCGCCGGCCGCAACGCCGGCCCCCGCGCCGCAGCAGCAGGGCGACGTCGCGCAAGGCAACACGCAGGCCGGCTGGATCGCGCGCTGCACCAGCCCGAGCCGCGATGCGCCGCTCGAATGCGCGATCGAGCAGAACGCCGTCCTGACCAAGACCGGCCAGACCGTCGTCCTGATCAACATCCGTGTCGCCCCCGATACCCGCACGCCGGTGGCGCTGCTCCAGCTCCCGCTCGGCCTCAATCTTCCCGTCGGCGCAAAGCTCCAGGTCGACGAAGGCAGGACGGTCGACCTTCAGATCCAGACTTGCGAGAACCGCGGCTGCTATGCCTCGACGCCGGTCGCGCCTGATCTGCTCGTGACGCTGAAGTCGGGCAAGCAGTTGAAGGTCTCTTTCCAGAACATGGCCAAGGAGACGATCACGATCCCGATGCCGCTGAACGACTTCGCGGCCGCCTACGACAAGATCAAGTAA
- a CDS encoding TonB-dependent receptor, producing the protein MGLAMVPRSLRSIAGSESLGERFDGHSGKAVSAVAGLIAAASASGHAEAQQSNLPAVTVDAPVARPRPTTSKPTPEQVRARNALRRSAQRQQAAQQAAAATPGSASGAVDRNPYADPEAPYKVDHVQASGKFPEPLLNTPKTITVLSKEVLEDKNATTLKEIGRSTAGVTLGSGEGGNAFGDRFFIRGFDARNDVFIDGIRDPAVSIRENFFTEQIEILRGPASSYAGRGTAGGAINIVTKQASDVNFKRMDTEFGTDRTKRVTLDVNQVIDPTFSVRTGGLFQDANVAGRNYVTDDRWGAFISTKYTPTTDLKITTNYVHTDLSGYPDFGVPYYKQGNVPVTSAGIPRQNWYGFLNRDFQTARQDFGTGTIEYRVNEAITLSSKVRGEHSLLNYIGTLPQNPNTTSPNPLLWTTTASAQSRYQNVDVWANQNEATVKLDTGGIKHTAVVGAEISNENISIDRYAGLASELSGSSFTSNGAVTGVNLYSPQYTYIPFGIPSLAGNPTRYGVNTNSLYVMDTANWRDTIIVNGGVRYDGYNMSSSTNSNYLKLNADLVNYNVGVVYKPMSIGSIYAAYATSANPFGSELDATGTDYGGVPANTPILLGPERNKAAELGTKWELVDRHLLVSAALFQTTKDNARETNAAGLLTSNAAYRIQGIDIEAEGKLTDRWSIFGGLVLMQSKVTQSNIASNIGLQLANVAHQSFSMLTKYKFDDGWELGGQAVYRSKIYGGTFAANTGNLLPSYWRFDAFVEKKIDANWSMKFYAQNLTNKLYYDTLYRSAVPFVAVAPGRAFYLVTTAKF; encoded by the coding sequence ATGGGGTTGGCGATGGTGCCGCGATCACTGCGTTCGATCGCGGGAAGTGAATCGTTGGGCGAAAGATTCGACGGGCATTCCGGCAAGGCGGTTTCGGCTGTTGCCGGCTTGATTGCGGCGGCATCGGCTTCGGGGCACGCCGAGGCGCAGCAGTCGAACTTGCCTGCGGTGACGGTCGACGCGCCGGTCGCGCGTCCCCGTCCGACGACCTCAAAGCCCACGCCGGAGCAGGTCCGCGCGCGCAATGCGCTTCGCCGCTCCGCGCAGCGCCAGCAGGCCGCCCAGCAGGCTGCCGCCGCGACTCCGGGCTCGGCCAGCGGCGCCGTAGACCGCAATCCCTACGCCGATCCCGAGGCCCCGTACAAAGTCGATCACGTGCAGGCGTCCGGCAAGTTTCCGGAGCCGTTGCTGAACACGCCGAAGACCATCACCGTGCTCAGTAAGGAGGTTCTCGAGGACAAGAACGCCACGACGCTGAAGGAGATCGGGCGCTCGACGGCCGGCGTGACGCTGGGATCGGGCGAGGGCGGCAATGCGTTCGGCGATCGCTTTTTCATCCGCGGATTCGATGCGCGCAACGACGTGTTCATCGACGGCATCCGCGATCCCGCGGTTTCCATCCGCGAGAACTTCTTCACCGAGCAGATCGAGATTCTGCGCGGGCCGGCATCCTCCTACGCCGGCCGCGGCACCGCCGGCGGCGCCATCAACATCGTCACGAAGCAGGCCAGCGACGTCAACTTCAAGCGAATGGATACCGAGTTCGGCACCGACAGGACCAAGCGCGTCACGCTCGACGTCAACCAGGTCATCGATCCGACTTTCTCGGTGCGCACAGGTGGCCTGTTCCAGGACGCCAACGTCGCCGGCCGCAACTACGTGACCGACGATCGCTGGGGCGCCTTCATCTCGACCAAGTATACCCCGACCACCGATCTCAAGATCACGACGAACTACGTCCACACCGACCTCAGCGGCTACCCTGATTTCGGCGTGCCCTACTACAAGCAGGGCAACGTGCCGGTGACGTCGGCGGGCATTCCGCGTCAAAATTGGTACGGCTTCCTCAACCGCGACTTCCAGACCGCGCGGCAGGATTTCGGCACCGGCACGATCGAGTACAGGGTCAACGAGGCCATCACGCTGAGCAGCAAGGTGCGCGGCGAGCACTCGCTGTTGAATTATATCGGCACGCTGCCGCAGAACCCGAATACGACCAGCCCCAATCCGCTGCTCTGGACAACGACGGCGAGCGCGCAGAGCCGCTATCAGAACGTCGACGTGTGGGCCAACCAGAACGAGGCCACGGTCAAGCTCGACACCGGCGGGATCAAGCACACTGCGGTGGTCGGGGCCGAAATCTCGAACGAGAACATCTCGATCGACCGTTACGCCGGCCTCGCGTCGGAACTGTCCGGCAGCAGCTTCACCAGCAACGGCGCCGTCACGGGGGTCAATCTCTACTCCCCGCAATACACCTACATTCCCTTCGGCATACCATCGCTGGCTGGAAACCCGACGCGCTACGGTGTCAACACCAACAGCCTTTACGTCATGGACACCGCGAACTGGCGCGACACGATCATCGTGAACGGCGGCGTCCGCTATGACGGCTATAACATGAGCTCGTCGACCAACTCGAACTATCTGAAGCTCAACGCCGATCTCGTCAATTACAACGTCGGTGTGGTCTACAAGCCGATGTCGATCGGCAGCATCTATGCCGCCTATGCGACCTCGGCCAATCCGTTCGGATCGGAGCTCGATGCGACCGGCACCGATTACGGTGGCGTTCCGGCCAACACGCCGATCTTGCTTGGCCCCGAGCGCAACAAGGCGGCCGAACTCGGCACCAAATGGGAGCTGGTGGATCGCCACCTGCTGGTCAGCGCCGCGCTGTTCCAGACGACGAAGGACAATGCGCGCGAGACGAATGCCGCGGGCCTGCTCACCTCGAACGCTGCCTACCGCATCCAGGGCATCGACATCGAGGCGGAAGGCAAGCTCACCGACCGCTGGAGCATCTTCGGCGGCCTCGTGCTGATGCAGTCCAAGGTCACGCAGAGCAACATCGCCTCCAACATCGGCCTGCAGCTTGCCAACGTTGCCCATCAGTCGTTCAGCATGCTGACGAAGTACAAGTTCGACGACGGCTGGGAGCTCGGCGGGCAGGCGGTGTACCGCTCGAAGATCTATGGCGGCACGTTTGCGGCCAATACCGGCAACTTGCTGCCGAGCTACTGGCGCTTCGACGCGTTCGTCGAAAAGAAGATCGACGCGAACTGGTCCATGAAGTTCTACGCGCAGAACCTGACCAACAAGCTCTACTACGACACGCTCTATCGCAGCGCCGTGCCGTTCGTGGCGGTCGCGCCGGGGCGGGCCTTCTACCTCGTAACGACGGCGAAGTTCTGA
- a CDS encoding ABC transporter ATP-binding protein: MSGPLLRIEHLEVRYGDLIGVSDVSLEVPEGSVVALLGSNGGGKTTTLNAVAGLIPVHSGSISFRGEDIAGENAFAIVRRGLALSPEGWRLFVQQSVENNLLLGATPLHDKSRKVALLERVYEIFPRLKERRNQRAGTMSGGERQMLAVGRALMSDPKLLMLDEPSLGLAPAVVESMYETFGRLHREGLTILLAEQSIELALEVSDFATVLQVGRSVLSGAAAALAEDPQVQKAYLGVG, from the coding sequence ATGAGCGGGCCCTTGCTCAGGATCGAGCACCTCGAGGTGCGCTACGGTGATTTGATCGGCGTATCCGACGTGTCGCTGGAGGTACCCGAGGGGAGCGTCGTCGCGCTGCTCGGCTCGAATGGTGGCGGCAAGACCACGACGCTGAACGCGGTCGCCGGTCTCATCCCGGTGCATTCCGGTTCGATCAGTTTTCGCGGCGAGGACATCGCCGGCGAGAATGCCTTCGCGATCGTGCGCAGGGGGCTCGCGCTGTCGCCGGAGGGCTGGCGGCTGTTCGTGCAGCAGAGCGTCGAGAACAACCTGTTGCTCGGCGCGACACCGCTGCACGACAAGTCGCGCAAGGTGGCGCTGCTCGAGCGCGTCTACGAGATCTTTCCGCGGCTGAAGGAGCGCCGCAACCAGCGCGCCGGCACAATGTCGGGCGGCGAGCGGCAAATGCTCGCGGTCGGCCGCGCATTGATGAGCGACCCGAAGCTCCTGATGCTGGACGAGCCGTCGCTCGGCCTTGCGCCGGCGGTGGTCGAATCCATGTACGAGACCTTTGGGCGCCTGCATCGCGAGGGCCTGACCATCCTGCTCGCGGAGCAGTCGATCGAGCTCGCGCTCGAAGTCTCGGATTTTGCGACCGTGCTTCAGGTCGGCAGAAGCGTACTGTCCGGAGCGGCGGCGGCGCTGGCCGAGGATCCGCAGGTACAGAAGGCCTACCTGGGCGTGGGGTGA
- a CDS encoding ABC transporter ATP-binding protein, giving the protein MLLEARGITRAFGSFKAVDDASVTLEQGDILGLIGPNGAGKSTFFNCLTGDLKTTSGRVLLQGRDITDLAPELRAGLGLARTFQVPQTFEGMTVLENVMIGAFLRASHRADAETKARAVLERVGMSRLADAPARSLGTPGRKRLEIARALATEPKVLLLDEAMAGLNANEVQLAIDLVRDIHRSGVTLVIVEHIMEVIMSLASRVMVFHQGKEIARGSPREVTSDAAVIAAYLGTRAAKAAAGHTPIELMGGPIT; this is encoded by the coding sequence ATGCTCCTTGAGGCACGCGGCATCACCAGAGCGTTCGGCAGCTTCAAGGCGGTTGACGATGCCTCCGTGACGCTGGAGCAGGGCGATATTCTCGGCCTGATCGGCCCGAACGGCGCCGGCAAGTCCACCTTCTTCAATTGCCTGACCGGCGACCTCAAGACCACGTCGGGCCGCGTGCTGCTGCAGGGACGCGACATCACCGATCTCGCACCGGAGCTGCGCGCCGGGCTCGGGCTCGCGCGCACCTTCCAGGTGCCGCAGACGTTCGAGGGCATGACGGTGCTCGAAAACGTCATGATCGGCGCCTTCCTGCGCGCCTCGCATCGTGCAGACGCCGAGACGAAGGCGCGTGCCGTGTTGGAACGTGTCGGCATGAGCCGGCTTGCGGATGCGCCGGCGCGTTCGCTCGGCACGCCCGGCCGCAAGCGACTGGAGATCGCCCGCGCACTTGCGACTGAGCCGAAAGTGCTGCTGCTCGACGAAGCCATGGCCGGCCTCAACGCCAACGAGGTGCAGCTCGCGATCGACCTCGTGCGCGACATCCACCGCTCCGGCGTCACGCTCGTCATCGTCGAGCACATCATGGAAGTGATCATGTCGCTCGCAAGCCGCGTGATGGTGTTCCACCAGGGTAAGGAGATCGCACGCGGCAGCCCGCGCGAGGTGACGTCCGACGCGGCGGTGATTGCGGCCTATCTCGGCACCCGCGCGGCCAAGGCGGCCGCGGGCCATACGCCGATCGAACTGATGGGCGGGCCGATCACATGA
- a CDS encoding branched-chain amino acid ABC transporter permease has product MSFVLVQVIVGGLLLGAVYALFSSGLTLVWGMMNIVNFAHGDFVMLGMYVAYVVYTLMGGGPVLGAPLATLVLATLGVIVYFALIRDIMKGPMLAQILGTFGLALLLRYSVFWWFGANFLSMPQDIVGGTYAFAGLRIEASRLLAGVVALLVTFGLHLLLTRTSLGSKMLAVAEDATAAQLMGIRPDTMQAIAWAIAAGATGLAGALIANFFYIVPTVGETLAIVAFVTVSLGGFGSVPGALVAGLLIGVIESLSGYLIGAVYKDIVVYVLFLFFLWFRPQGLMGKT; this is encoded by the coding sequence ATGTCCTTTGTTCTCGTGCAGGTGATCGTCGGCGGGCTGCTGCTTGGCGCTGTCTACGCCCTGTTTTCCTCGGGCCTCACCTTGGTGTGGGGCATGATGAATATCGTCAATTTCGCCCATGGCGATTTCGTCATGCTCGGCATGTACGTCGCCTATGTCGTGTACACTTTGATGGGGGGAGGCCCGGTCCTCGGCGCGCCGCTCGCAACCTTGGTGCTCGCGACCCTCGGCGTCATCGTCTATTTCGCCCTGATCCGCGACATCATGAAGGGGCCGATGCTGGCGCAGATCCTCGGCACGTTTGGGCTCGCGCTGCTGTTGCGCTACTCCGTGTTCTGGTGGTTCGGCGCCAACTTCCTGTCGATGCCGCAGGACATCGTCGGCGGCACCTATGCGTTTGCGGGCCTGCGCATCGAGGCCTCGCGATTGCTCGCCGGCGTCGTCGCGCTGCTGGTTACGTTTGGCTTGCATCTGCTCCTGACGCGCACCTCGCTGGGCTCGAAGATGCTGGCGGTGGCGGAGGATGCGACGGCAGCCCAGCTCATGGGCATCCGGCCCGATACCATGCAGGCGATCGCCTGGGCGATTGCGGCCGGCGCGACGGGCCTTGCCGGCGCGCTGATCGCGAATTTCTTCTATATCGTGCCGACCGTCGGCGAGACGCTCGCCATCGTCGCCTTCGTCACGGTGTCGCTCGGCGGCTTCGGCAGCGTGCCCGGCGCGCTCGTCGCAGGGCTCCTGATCGGGGTGATCGAGTCTTTGTCCGGCTATCTGATCGGCGCCGTCTACAAGGACATCGTCGTCTATGTCCTATTCCTGTTCTTCCTCTGGTTCCGGCCGCAAGGCCTGATGGGCAAGACCTGA
- a CDS encoding branched-chain amino acid ABC transporter permease gives MRRLLWLSVVAAAAIAYPLLLSSPFQQRLGALVLLYAIAASAWNIVGGYAGQVSVGHVVFFGCGAYAAMGSYAKFGLSPLFGIPGGIALAVGLAAIIGVPTLRLSGHYFSMATIAVAETMRLIVTNTDYLGAAVGLSGPTVPRNIFDLSFLSSLPYYYLFLVILMITLLITWWMANSRMGFYLRAIKDSERAARSLGAPASRTKLYAFMLSAALTSVAGALYAMMFGFVDPESGLGILISVKILIMAALGGAGLLFGPLVGAAILVPLEEISNSWLGGKGAGLTFVVYGAIIVLIARFQPGGILSLFKRRGKPGIDKGASHAP, from the coding sequence ATGCGGCGCCTGCTCTGGCTTTCGGTCGTCGCGGCGGCGGCGATCGCCTATCCGCTGCTGTTGTCCTCGCCGTTCCAGCAGCGCCTCGGCGCGCTGGTGCTGCTCTATGCGATTGCGGCGTCCGCCTGGAACATCGTCGGCGGCTATGCCGGCCAGGTCTCGGTCGGACACGTCGTGTTCTTCGGCTGCGGCGCCTACGCCGCGATGGGATCCTACGCCAAGTTCGGCCTGTCGCCGCTGTTCGGCATTCCCGGCGGCATCGCGCTGGCGGTGGGCCTTGCCGCTATCATCGGCGTGCCGACGCTGCGGTTATCAGGCCACTATTTCAGCATGGCCACGATCGCGGTCGCCGAGACGATGCGGCTGATCGTCACCAACACCGATTATCTCGGCGCGGCCGTGGGCCTCTCCGGTCCGACGGTGCCGCGCAACATTTTCGATCTCTCGTTCCTGTCGTCGCTGCCGTACTACTATCTCTTCCTCGTCATCCTCATGATCACGCTGCTGATCACCTGGTGGATGGCCAACAGCCGGATGGGATTTTACCTGCGTGCAATCAAGGATTCCGAGCGTGCGGCGCGTTCGCTCGGCGCGCCCGCCAGCCGGACGAAACTCTATGCGTTCATGCTGAGCGCGGCGCTGACCAGCGTCGCCGGCGCGCTCTATGCGATGATGTTCGGCTTCGTCGATCCGGAGTCCGGGCTCGGCATCCTGATCTCGGTGAAAATCCTGATCATGGCGGCGCTGGGCGGAGCAGGGCTCTTGTTCGGGCCGCTGGTCGGCGCTGCGATCCTGGTGCCGCTGGAGGAGATTTCCAACAGTTGGCTCGGGGGCAAGGGCGCCGGTCTGACCTTCGTGGTCTATGGCGCCATCATCGTGCTGATCGCACGCTTCCAGCCGGGCGGCATCCTCAGCCTGTTCAAGCGGCGCGGCAAGCCGGGCATTGATAAGGGAGCAAGCCATGCTCCTTGA
- a CDS encoding efflux RND transporter periplasmic adaptor subunit, with protein sequence MKKSRPILWILIIAAVGFASYYGWQRYSAAEGGKSQTAQKSAPRVAAVPVSIAPVQKIDFPVYLTGLGTVQGFNTVQVRTRVDGQIDKIAFAEGQIVNQGDLLVEIDPRPFQAVLDQAKAKKAQDEANLANANLDLQRYTKLGEFATRQQTDTQRSTVAQLTAQIAADEAAISNAQTQLDYTQVKAPITGVAGLRQVDIGNIVNASTQTGIVTISQVEPISVIFTAPEDQLPYISEGQKGGALKVIALTTDGKKTLAEGKLAVINNQVDTTSGTIRLKAVFDNKDHTLWPGQSVSTRLLVRTLKDATVVPDDAVQHSTNGLYAYTVNQDNKAELHKIKVSYSIDGRSVVDEGLAPGQQVITGGQFKVQPGSVVTTAIASSDPAQSQKQNKVRQE encoded by the coding sequence ATGAAAAAGTCACGGCCGATCCTGTGGATTCTGATCATCGCGGCCGTGGGCTTCGCGAGCTATTACGGCTGGCAGCGATACTCGGCCGCTGAGGGCGGCAAATCCCAGACGGCGCAGAAGAGTGCGCCGCGGGTTGCCGCAGTGCCCGTGAGCATTGCGCCGGTCCAGAAGATCGATTTTCCGGTCTATTTGACCGGTCTCGGCACGGTTCAAGGCTTCAACACCGTCCAGGTCCGGACCCGCGTTGATGGCCAGATCGACAAGATCGCCTTCGCCGAAGGCCAGATCGTCAATCAGGGCGATCTCCTGGTCGAAATCGATCCGCGTCCGTTCCAGGCCGTGCTCGACCAGGCCAAGGCCAAGAAGGCGCAGGACGAGGCCAATCTGGCCAACGCCAATCTCGACCTTCAGCGCTACACCAAACTCGGCGAATTCGCGACGCGACAGCAGACCGATACCCAGCGCTCCACCGTCGCCCAGCTCACCGCCCAGATCGCCGCCGACGAAGCCGCGATCTCCAACGCCCAGACCCAGCTCGATTACACCCAGGTCAAGGCGCCCATTACCGGCGTTGCCGGATTGCGCCAGGTCGACATCGGCAACATCGTCAACGCCTCGACGCAGACAGGTATAGTCACCATCTCGCAAGTCGAGCCGATCTCCGTGATCTTCACGGCACCGGAGGATCAGCTTCCCTACATCAGCGAGGGCCAAAAAGGCGGCGCGCTCAAGGTGATCGCGCTCACCACGGATGGCAAGAAGACGCTCGCGGAAGGCAAGCTCGCCGTCATCAACAACCAAGTCGACACGACCAGCGGGACTATTCGCTTGAAAGCGGTGTTCGACAACAAGGACCACACGCTGTGGCCGGGCCAGTCGGTTTCGACACGGCTGCTGGTGCGCACCCTCAAGGATGCGACCGTGGTTCCGGATGACGCGGTCCAGCATTCGACCAATGGCCTCTACGCCTATACCGTCAATCAGGACAACAAGGCCGAGTTGCACAAGATCAAGGTCAGCTACTCCATCGACGGACGTTCGGTCGTTGATGAAGGACTCGCCCCAGGGCAGCAGGTGATCACCGGCGGTCAATTCAAGGTCCAGCCGGGAAGCGTCGTCACTACGGCGATTGCGAGTTCGGATCCCGCCCAGAGCCAGAAGCAGAATAAGGTACGACAGGAATGA